From the Sphingomonas aliaeris genome, one window contains:
- a CDS encoding DUF2243 domain-containing protein — protein sequence MTAPAGTTRPLTTAGIAIGIGMGGFIDGIVFHQILQIHNMLSARIPTDTLVGAKINMVWDGLFHVVVWSATAVGIVLLWRAVKCPGTLLSGRALFGSTLLGFGLFNAIEGLVNHHILNLHHVYERAGQSIWDYVFLASGVALMLAGWSMIRGVGRAG from the coding sequence ATGACTGCGCCCGCCGGCACGACCCGACCGCTCACGACCGCCGGCATCGCGATCGGCATCGGCATGGGCGGCTTCATCGACGGCATCGTGTTCCACCAGATCCTGCAGATCCACAATATGCTGTCCGCGCGGATACCCACCGACACGTTGGTCGGGGCCAAGATCAACATGGTGTGGGACGGGCTGTTCCACGTCGTTGTGTGGAGCGCGACGGCCGTCGGGATCGTCTTGCTGTGGCGCGCCGTCAAATGCCCCGGCACGCTCCTTTCAGGCAGGGCGCTCTTCGGATCGACACTGCTCGGCTTCGGGCTGTTCAACGCGATCGAGGGGCTGGTGAACCACCACATCCTCAACCTTCACCACGTCTACGAACGGGCCGGGCAATCGATCTGGGATTACGTGTTTCTGGCGTCCGGCGTCGCGCTGATGCTGGCGGGATGGTCGATGATCCGCGGCGTCGGGCGCGCCGGATAG
- a CDS encoding L,D-transpeptidase family protein: MKRLRIRTALALMACACSFPIAAQQLVLDPAIVNPAPATLPTLTPAQATVLAKLIAADSIAQGLQEGAAPVAMNLDGDTLVRAALDHARAVHAGRLIESDFQLEWGIRPQPYDPLPGFADAVARDRLAEWVASLPPPYAGYDTLVTGLARYRSIAAAGGWAALAKADVKPDSKGAAVAALRRRIALEDSALVATGDRYDANLVAAVRRAQQRYGLNPTGAVGAQTIAALNVPVEARILQIMANMERWRWLPTDLPKNRIQVNIAAAVLTVFEGDTPVMSMKVVTGKPGAETPMLVSQIHSIVLNPPWNVPASIANRELWPKEKAKPGYLKRNGFRVIEDGNGGKRLQQSSELSALGKYKFDFDNRFAVYLHDTPAQAGFARFDRLSSHGCVRLERPDDLAKLLLKTTAEWSPTQIDSTIAGGKTVRATLADREAVYLLYWTAFASPNGMVSFRSDPYGWDKTLAAKIVTRQTRQVPASI, encoded by the coding sequence ATCAAAAGGCTTCGGATCCGGACCGCGCTGGCGCTCATGGCGTGCGCATGTTCGTTTCCGATTGCGGCACAGCAACTGGTGCTCGACCCCGCGATCGTAAATCCGGCTCCGGCGACCCTTCCCACCCTGACGCCGGCGCAGGCGACAGTGCTCGCGAAGCTGATCGCAGCCGATTCGATCGCTCAGGGGCTGCAGGAAGGTGCCGCGCCGGTGGCGATGAATCTGGACGGCGATACGCTCGTGCGGGCGGCGCTGGATCATGCCCGCGCGGTGCATGCCGGGCGATTGATCGAAAGCGATTTCCAGTTGGAATGGGGGATCCGGCCCCAGCCCTACGATCCATTGCCCGGCTTTGCCGATGCCGTGGCGCGCGACAGGCTGGCCGAATGGGTGGCGTCGCTGCCGCCGCCTTATGCGGGGTATGATACGCTCGTCACGGGATTGGCCCGCTATCGCTCGATCGCGGCGGCCGGCGGCTGGGCCGCATTGGCCAAGGCCGATGTGAAACCGGACAGCAAGGGGGCCGCGGTCGCCGCATTGCGCCGGCGCATCGCGCTGGAGGATTCGGCGCTCGTCGCGACCGGCGACCGCTACGACGCGAATCTGGTGGCGGCGGTGCGGCGGGCGCAACAGCGCTACGGTCTCAACCCGACCGGCGCAGTCGGCGCACAAACGATCGCCGCGCTCAACGTGCCGGTAGAGGCGCGGATCCTGCAGATCATGGCGAACATGGAACGCTGGCGCTGGCTGCCGACCGATCTTCCCAAGAACCGGATCCAGGTGAACATCGCCGCGGCCGTCCTTACCGTGTTCGAGGGCGATACGCCGGTCATGTCGATGAAGGTTGTCACGGGCAAGCCGGGTGCCGAGACCCCGATGCTCGTCTCACAGATCCACAGCATCGTCCTCAATCCGCCCTGGAACGTGCCGGCATCGATCGCCAACCGGGAATTGTGGCCGAAGGAGAAAGCCAAGCCCGGCTATCTGAAACGCAACGGCTTCCGCGTGATCGAGGATGGCAACGGCGGCAAACGCCTGCAACAATCGTCGGAACTCAGCGCGCTTGGAAAGTACAAGTTCGACTTCGACAATCGCTTCGCCGTCTATCTGCACGATACCCCCGCGCAGGCGGGCTTCGCGCGGTTCGATCGGCTGTCGAGCCACGGATGCGTCCGGCTCGAAAGGCCGGACGATCTCGCGAAGCTGTTGCTCAAGACGACCGCGGAGTGGTCTCCGACACAGATCGACTCTACGATCGCGGGCGGCAAGACGGTGCGCGCAACTCTTGCCGATCGCGAGGCCGTCTATCTGTTATACTGGACCGCATTCGCCAGCCCCAACGGTATGGTGAGCTTCCGCAGCGATCCCTATGGCTGGGATAAGACGCTCGCCGCCAAGATCGTGACGCGCCAGACGCGTCAGGTTCCGGCATCGATTTGA
- a CDS encoding ferritin-like domain-containing protein — protein MATEQNILRELFVTGLKNAHAVEKQALSIMTPQVSRIENYPEVADRLRLHIDETNGQIGRLDEILAEFDTSGSALKDLGLSMSGGMAAMAHTVAGDEIIKNSFANYAFEHFEIASYKSLLVLAQDGGFSRAVPLLEQSLGEEVSMAQWIDESLPLVTRRYASLYAESGSFGAKV, from the coding sequence ATGGCTACCGAGCAGAACATTCTCCGCGAGCTTTTCGTCACCGGCTTGAAGAATGCCCATGCCGTCGAAAAACAGGCATTGTCGATCATGACCCCGCAAGTGTCTCGGATCGAAAACTACCCCGAGGTGGCTGACCGGCTGCGTCTGCATATCGATGAGACGAACGGGCAGATCGGGCGACTGGACGAGATACTGGCCGAATTCGACACCAGCGGTTCCGCGCTCAAGGATCTTGGGTTGAGCATGTCGGGTGGCATGGCGGCGATGGCGCATACCGTCGCCGGCGACGAGATCATCAAGAACAGCTTCGCCAATTACGCGTTCGAGCATTTCGAGATCGCGTCGTACAAATCCCTGCTCGTTCTGGCGCAGGATGGCGGCTTCAGCCGCGCCGTACCGTTGCTCGAACAATCGCTCGGGGAAGAGGTGAGCATGGCGCAGTGGATCGATGAAAGCCTGCCGCTCGTAACCCGACGCTATGCCTCGCTCTATGCCGAAAGCGGATCGTTCGGCGCCAAGGTTTGA
- a CDS encoding serine hydrolase produces MRDGSTVSVNGDVPFPMASTIKIAIAAAYLAEIDQGRRGFGDLIAGRPATKVLELMIIRSDNLAADQVLASIGGPAALQQWLSAHKIPGIRADRTIAQLLRDRGHLADRKDVATPIAMVTLLQKLDSGSVLSAQSRTFLFSLMSRCATGTRRIRGLLPAGTPVEDKTGTLDGITNDVGFITMPDGRRLAVAVFARGGRGHSPVIAEVSRAIYDRFADTARNALAFFMRMR; encoded by the coding sequence CTGCGCGATGGCTCGACGGTCTCCGTCAATGGCGACGTTCCATTCCCGATGGCGAGCACGATCAAGATCGCGATCGCGGCGGCATATCTCGCCGAGATCGATCAGGGCCGGCGCGGTTTCGGCGACCTGATCGCCGGCCGTCCCGCGACGAAAGTGCTGGAATTGATGATCATCCGCAGTGACAATCTGGCGGCCGATCAGGTGCTGGCGAGTATCGGCGGCCCCGCCGCACTTCAGCAATGGCTGTCCGCGCACAAGATACCGGGCATCCGGGCCGACCGGACGATCGCCCAGTTGCTTCGCGACCGTGGCCATCTTGCCGACAGGAAGGATGTCGCCACCCCGATCGCCATGGTCACGCTGCTGCAAAAGCTCGACAGTGGCTCCGTATTGTCGGCGCAGAGCCGGACCTTCCTGTTCTCTCTGATGAGCCGGTGCGCGACGGGCACGCGCCGCATTCGCGGGCTGCTGCCGGCCGGCACGCCGGTCGAGGACAAGACGGGCACGCTGGACGGTATCACCAACGATGTCGGGTTCATCACGATGCCCGACGGCCGTCGCCTGGCGGTGGCGGTGTTCGCTCGCGGGGGGCGCGGTCATTCGCCCGTCATCGCCGAGGTGTCTCGCGCGATCTACGATCGCTTCGCCGATACGGCCCGAAACGCGCTCGCCTTCTTCATGCGGATGCGATGA